DNA sequence from the Streptomyces sp. NBC_01264 genome:
GTGGCCGAGCGGGGCTCCGGCCGCGGCGGCCGCCGCGTTGGCGGCCGTCACCCCGGGCAGTACCCGTACGGGCACGTCCTTGTACTCGGGCTGCCCCGCGACCTCCAGGACGGCGGTGGCCATGGCGAAGACCCCGGGGTCACCGCCGGAGACCACGGCGACCCGCTTGCCGCGCCGGGCGAGGTCGAGCGCGAACTCGGCGCGCTCCGACTCCACCTTGTTGTCGGAGCCGTGCCGGATCTGGCCCGGCTTGACCGGGACCCGGTCCAGGTACGTCGTGTACCCGACCAGCACCTCGGCGTCGGCCAGCACCCGCCGCGTCTCGGCGGTCAGCCACAGCGGCCCGGCCGGGCCGGTGCCGACCACGGCGACCTCGCCGGGTCCGGACGGCACGCTGCCCGGGTTCCCGATCCGGCTGGGCACCACGGCGACGGCGAAGTACGGCACGGAGTCCGGGTCGGTGTCCGCCAGGACGCCGGTCCGCTCCCCCGCCATGGTGGCGCGCTCCACATAGCGCGCCTCCGCGAGCCGGCCGCTGTTCTCCATGGCCCGCCGGATGGCGGGGAAGGTGCGGCCGAGCTTCATCACGACCGCCGAGTCGGTGGCGGCGAGGCGGGCCGTGAGCTCCTCCTCGGAGAGGGTGCCGGGCAGGATCGTCAGCACCTCCTCGCCCTCCACGAGCGGGGTGCCGAGCCGGGCCGCCGCGGCGCTCACCGAGGTCACCCCGGGGATCACCTCGGTCTCGTACCGGTCGGAGAGCCGCTTGTGCATGTGCATGTACGAGCTGTAGAAGAGCGGGTCGCCCTCCGCGAGCACGGCGACGGTCCGGCCGGCGTCCAGGTGGGCGGCGAGCCGGGCGGCGGAGGCCTCGTAGAACTCCTCCATCGCCCCCTGGTAGCCGCCGGGGTGGTCGGTGGTCTCGGTGGTGACCGGGTAGACCAGCGGCTCCTCGACGTGATCCGCGCGCAGGTGCTTGGCGGCGATGGAGCGGGCGATGGAGCGGCCGTGGCGGGCCGAGTGGTACGCGACCACGTCGGCCTCCGCGATCACCTCGACGGCGCGCAGCGTCATCAGCGAGGGGTCGCCGGGCCCGAGCCCGACCCCGTACAGCTTTCCGGCACTCATTCGGCCACGCTCGCGATGGCGTTGACGGCGGCCGCAGCCATGGCGCTGCCGCCGCGCCGGCCCCGGACGATCAAGTGGTCGAGCGCGGAGGGGTGTTCGGCGAGGGCGTCCTTGGACTCGGCGGCGCCGATGAACCCGACGGGGACCCCGATGACCGCGGCGGGGCGCGGGGCGCCCTCCTCGATCATCTCCAGCAGCCGGAAGAGCGCGGTCGGCGCGTTCCCGACGGCGATTACCGAGCCCTCCAACAGGCCCCGGTCCCGCCAGACTTCGAGGGCGGCGGCGCTGCGCGTCGTGCCCATCTTCGCGGCGAGTTCCGGCACGGCCGGGTCGGAGAGGGTGCAGATCACCTGATTGTCGGCGGGCAGTCGCTTGCGGGTGACCCCGCTGGCGACCATCTGCACGTCGCACAGGATCGGCGCACCGACCTCCAGGGCGGCGCGCGCCCGCAGGACGACCCCGGGCGAGTAGCCCAGGTCCCGGGTCAGGTCGGTCATCCCGCAGGCGTGAATCATGCGCACCGCGACCTGGGCGACCGAGGCGGGCAGCCCGGAAAGGTCCGCCTCGGCGCGGATCGTGGCAAAGGACTGGCGGTAGATCTCGGCGCCGTCCTTCTCGTACTCGAACACGGTGTACTCGCTCATTTCTTCACTGCGTCTTCGGACACTCGGGGTTGGCTGCGCGCGTCGGCGACGGCCTGGGCAAGTTCGTGGGACGGCACCGGGCGGCCGTCGAGGCGGTACCCGTCCGGGGTGGCGACGAGGTCGACCCAGGCGGCGCCGCGCGGATGCCCGCACCGGCGCTCGCACCCGGACCAGTGCACGGGCGCGCCGACGGCCTCGCCTTCCGCGCGGCCGGCCTCCACGACGGCCCGCGCGTCGGCGCGTACGTCGGACAGCGCCTTGGCGCAACCCGGCTGCCCAGTACAGGCGGTGACGGACTCCCAGGGTCCGTCGGGTGCGACGGACAGGCCCGCGGCCACGAGCCGCGCATAGCCGTCGACCGGCCGCCGGATGCTCGCGCGGGGCAGCACGACGCTCCGCCACGGGGTGATCCGCAGCTCGCCGTCGCCCTCGCCGTCGTCCTCGCCTGCGGCCGCGACGCCCACCAGCACCCGCCACTGGTCCGAGGTGAGCCGGCCGAGCGGGGGCAGCACGCACAGCGGCGCCGGGTCACCGGCGCCGGGGCCCCAGGGCCTGGGCGGCGGCGCGTACGGCCAGGCCACCGCGGGCACGACGGCGGCGGTGATGCCCGCCGCCCCCAGCCGCGCCGCGAACTCCCCTGCCTCCAGGGCGTGTTCGGCGGGCAATTCGGACACCCGCCAGGCGCGGGTGCCGGCGGCGTCCGCGGAGTCGAGGAAGTACTCGGCCGCGAGCAGCGCCGCCCGGGGCGCGTCGGCGGCGTCCACCTCCACGGCGCCCGGGTCCGCGCCGAGCCGGACCAGTGCCCGGCCCCGCGGTGCGCCGAGCAGGGTGACATCGGGGTCGAGCGCGGCGACGTCTCCGCGGCCGTCGTCGACGGCGAACAGGAACCGCCCGGACAGGGCCGTCGCACGGGTGCTGGCGCACAGCAGCCGGTCCAATTCCCCCACCCAGGGCGTCACATGGGGTCGCCCGGAGCCCAGGAGCCCGGACAGCGGGGTCGCCACGACGTTCCGTACCCGCTCGTGGCCGGGGGCGGGCAGCAGCCCGGTTGCGTCCAGCAGCTCCGCCAGGCCCGTGCCGCACCCTTCGGCGAGGCCGCGCAGCTGCACGTTCCCGCGCGAGGTGAGCTCCAGGTGCCCGTCCCCGAAACGGTCGGCGGCCAGCGCCAGCACGGTGGCCTGCCGGGCGGTCAGCAGACCCCCCGGGATCCGGACCCGCGCCAGGTACCCGTCGGCGGCGGCGTGCAGGCGCAGCGCGCCGGGGCAGGCGTCGCCGCGATCCCGTATGACGGGTTCGTCCCGCGCTGTGGCGGAGGGGGGCGTGGGCATGGCGGCGAGCATACCCACGATTCTGCGCCCACCCCCTGTGGCCCACACCACCCCGTTCCAGCCCGACAGCCGCCCGAATCCAGCCCATGGCCCGCCTCCGGGAACCCGCCGGGGGCCCCGCCCGAACCCTCGGGGCGTCCGAACCCGCCGGACCCGCCCGGCCCGGCCCGGACGCCCGCGTGCCGCTGCGCGGGGCGGAGTTCCCCTACCCGCCCTTCCACCGTTCCCCGGGCTCCGCCCGGACCCGCGCCTCAAACGCCGGACGGGCTGGAGGGGTACCGGGCTGCGCCCGGACCCCCTGGGGCTCCGCCCCAGACCCCGGTCCTCAAACGCCGGACGGCTGAATAGGTCCGGGCCGCCTCAAACACCGGACGACTGGATGGACCGGGCCGTCTCAGGCGCCGGACGGCTGAAACGCCCCGCGCCTCCAACGCCGGCGGGCCGGAATTGCCCTCCGGGCAATCCAACTCCGCACAGGCTGGCGCCGGCCAAATCCAGCCTCTCCGGCGTTTGAGGAGCGGGGCCCGGGGCAGAGCCCCGGCAGCGGCGCCGCACCCGACCGCACCCCCGAGCCCGCACCCCACGCCCCAGCGTCACCGCAGGTGACCCCGCCCCCTAGGATGAGTCCCAGGCGGCCAACAGGCCCGCCATCGCCGAGGACGGCGACATGGGAGGAAGCCCGGTGCGAATCCGGCGCGGTCCCGCCACTGTGAATCCGCGCGGCAGCGAGCCGCACCGGATGAGTCAGGAACTCCCGCCGTCCTCACTGCCCGGGGCGCGGAAACCCCGAGGAAGGCCTGCCGCCGCATGATCCTGCTGCTGTCGACGTCCGACACCGATCTGCTCAGCGCCCGCGCGGCGAACGCGGGGGACGCTCCCGTCCCGTACCGGTTCGCCAACCCCTCCCGCCTTCCCCTGGACGACCTCCCCGGTCTCCTCGACGGCGTCACCCTGGTCGTCGTACGCCTCCTCGGCGGCCTGCGCGCCTGGCAGGAGGGCCTCGACCTGCTCCTGGCCCCCGGCCAGACCCGCCCGGTGGTCGTCCTGACCGGCGAACAGGCCCCCGACGCCCAGCTGATGGAAGCCTCGACCGTCCCGATCGGCATCGCCGCCGAGGCGCACGGCTACCTCGCCCACGGCGGCCCGGCCAACCTGGACCAGCTCGCGCGCTTCCTCTCCGACACCGTGCTGCTGACCGGCCACGGTTTCGAGCCCCCGGCGGCCTCCCCCACGTGGGGCCCGCTGGAGCGCACCGCGCAGCGCACCGAAGGCCCCCGGATCGCGGTGCTCTACTACCGCGCGCACCAGATGAGCGGCAACACCGCCTTCGTGCACACCCTCTCCGAGGCGATCGAGGCCCACGGCGCCCAGGCGCTCCCCCTCTACGTCTCCTCCCTCCGCTCCCCGGAGCCGGAGCTGATCGCGCAGCTCGCGTCCGCCGACGCGATCGTCACCACGGTCCTGGCCGCCGGCGGCACGAAGCCCGCCACCGCCTCCGCCGGCGGTGACGACGAGTCCTGGGACGCCGGCGCCCTGGCCGCCCTCGGCGTGCCGATCCTGCAGGCCCTGTGCCTGACCGGCTCCCGCTCCGCCTGGGAGGAGAACGACGAGGGCCTGTCCCCCCTCGACGCCGCCACCCAGGTCGCCGTCCCGGAGTTCGACGGCCGCCTGATCACCGTCCCCTTCTCCTTCAAGGAGCTGGACGAGGACGGCCTGCCCGCCTACGTGGCCGACCCCGAGCGGGCCGCCCGCGTGGCCGGCATCGCCGTGCGCCACGCACGCCTGCGCCACATCGAGCGCCGCGACAAGAAGATCGCCCTGGTCCTCTCCGCGTACCCCACCAAGCACTCCCGCATCGGCAATGCGGTCGGCCTGGACACCCCGGCCAGCGCCGTGGAGCTGCTGCGCACGCTCATCGCGGGCGGGTACGACTTCGGCCCCGTCGAGGACGTCCCGGGCCTGGTCTCCGGTGACGGCGACGAGCTGATCCGCGCCCTGATCGAGGCCGGCGGCCACGACCAGGACTGGCTCACCGAGGAGCAGCTCGCCCGCAACCCGGTCCGGATCCCGGCGGCCGACTACAAGCGCTGGTTCGCCGAGCTCCCGGCCGATCTGCGCGCGAGCGTGGAGCAGCACTGGGGCGAGGCCCCGGGCAACATGTTCGTGGACCGCTCGTCGAACCCCGAGGGCGACATCGTGCTGGCCGCCCTGCGCCGCGGCAACCTCCTCATCCTCATCCAGCCGCCGCGCGGCTTCGGTGAGAACCCGATCGCGATCTACCACGACCCGGACCTGCCGCCGTCGCACCACTACCTGGCCGCGTACCGCTGGATCCAGGCCCGCGCCGAGGACGGCGGTTTCGGCGCCGACGCGATGATCCACCTGGGCAAGCACGGCAACCTGGAGTGGCTGCCGGGCAAGAACGCCGGCCTGTCGGCGTCCTGCGCCCCCGACGCCGCGCTCGGCGACCTGCCCCTCATCTACCCGTTCCTGGTCAACGACCCGGGCGAGGGCACCCAGGCCAAGCGCCGGGTGCACGCCACCCTGGTCGACCACCTGGTGCCGCCGATGGCGCGCGCGGAGTCGTACGGGGACATCGCGCGCCTGGAGCAGCACCTCGACGAGTACGCCCAGATCTCCGCGATGGACCCGGCGAAGCTGCCGGCCATCCGCGCCCAGATCTGGACCCTGATCCAGGCCGCGAAGCTGGACCACGACCTGGGTCTGGAGCAGCGCCCCGACGACGACGGCTTCGACGACTTCCTGCTGCACGTCGACGGCTGGCTGTGCGAGATCAAGGACGCCCAGATCCGCGACGGTCTGCACGTCCTGGGCGGCGCCCCGACCGGCGACGCCCGCGTCAACCTGGTCCTCGCGATCCTGCGCGCCCGCCAGATCTGGGGCGGTACGACGGCCCTGCCGGGTCTGCGCGAAGCGCTCGGCCTCGACGAGTCCGCGGCCACCCGCACCAGCGCCGACGAGGCGGAGGAGACGGCCCGCGCGCTGGTCCAGGCGATGGAGGACGCGAACTGGGTCCCGGAGGCGGTGGCTTCGGTCGCCGCCGGGCACTCGGCGGACGTGGCGGCCGTACTGGACTTCGCGGCCCGCGAGGTCGTGCCGCGCCTGGCCGGAACCACCGACGAGATCGCCCACGTGGTCAGCGCCCTGGACGGCGCGTTCGTGCCGGCGGGCCCGTCCGGCTCCCCGCTGCGCGGTCTGGTCAACGTGCTGCCGACCGGCCGCAACTTCTACTCGGTGGACCCGAAGGCCGTCCCCTCGCGCCTGGCGTGGGAGACCGGTCAGGCGCTCGCCGACTCCCTGCTGACCCGCTACCGCACGGACAACGGCGAATGGCCCGCCTCCGTCGGCCTGTCCCTGTGGGGCACGAGCGCGATGCGCACCTCGGGCGACGACGTGGCCGAGGCCATGGCGCTGCTCGGTGTCCGCCCGGTCTGGGACGAGGCCTCGCGCCGCGTCACCGGCCTGGAGCCGATCCCGCTCGCGGAGCTCGGCCGTCCGCGCATCGACGTGACCCTGCGCATCTCGGGCTTCTTCCGTGACGCGTTCCCGCACGTCATCGGCCTGCTGGACGACGCGGTACGGCTGGCGGCCTCGCTGGAGGAGCCCGCCGAGGACAACTTCGTACGGGCCCACGCGCAGGCCGACCTTGCGGTGCACGGGGACGAGCGGCGGGCCACCACCCGCATCTTCGGCTCGCGCCCGGGCACGTACGGCGCGGGCATCCTGCAGCTGATCGACTCCCGCGACTGGCGCACCGACGCCGACCTCGCGGAGGTCTACACGGTGTGGGGCGGGTACGCGTACGGCCGGGGCCTGGAAGGGCGCGCGGCGCGCGAGGAGATGGAGACCGCCTACAAGCGGATCACGGTCGCGGCGAAGAACACCGACACCCGTGAGCACGACATCGCCGACTCCGACGACTACTTCCAGTACCACGGCGGCATGGTGGCCACCGTCCGCGCCCTGCGCGGCACGGCCCCCGAGGCGTACATCGGGGACTCGACCCGGCCCGAGACGGTCAAGACGCGCACGCTGGTCGAGGAGACCTCCCGCGTCTTCCGTGCCCGCGTCGTGAACCCGAAGTGGATCGAGGCGATGCGCCGCCACGGGTACAAGGGGGCCTTCGAGCTGGCGGCCACGGTCGACTACCTCTTCGGCTACGACGCCACGACCGGGGTGGTGGCCGACTGGATGTACGACAAGCTGACCGAGACGTACGTCCTGGACCCGGAGAACCGCGCCTTCCTGGAGGAGGCCAACCCCTGGGCCCTGCACGGGATCGCGGAGCGGCTGCTGGAGGCCGAGTCCCGCGGCATGTGGGAGAAGCCGGACCCGCAGGTCCTGGAGGCGCTGCGCCAGGTGTACCTGGACACGGAGGGCAACCTCGAAGGCGAAAGCGACTAGCCGGACACCGGCTGGACCAGACTGGCCGCATGTGCCACTACTGCGGCTGCCGTGAGATCCCCCTGATCAAGGAGTTCATCGCCGAGCACGAGGCGGTGACCGACGCGGCGGGCGACGCGCTGCGCGCCCTGGACGCGGGGGACCTCCCGAGGGCGCGTGCCCTCGTCACGGAGATGACGGCCGTCCTGCTCGCCCACTGGAAGGGCGAGGAGGACGGCCTGTTCACCGTCATGGAGCAGGACCCGGAGTACGCCCCGTACATCGCGGCACTGGTCGAGGAGCACCGCGAACTGGCGGCGCTCCTCGCCGGCGCCGATCTGGCGGACCCCGCGGACGCCGCGGCCCTGCGCCGGGCGGTGGAGGAGCTCCGCCACCACATCGCGAAGGAGGAGGACGGCCTCTTCCCCGCGTCCCTCACCGCCCTGACGGGCGACGAGTGGGACCTGTCCATCAAGGCCTGGCGCGCGGCCCATCCCGACGGGGACCTGAGGCCCGCCGGGTAGCCGGTGCGCCCCGCCGGTCCGCTACTTCGTGGTCTGGTTCAGCGCCACCAGCGCCTGGGCCCAGCGCGCGTACTTCAGCTGGCCGAAATCGGCGACGGTCTTCACGCCGAAGGCTTCGAGCAGCAGCTCGCCGTCCTTGTCGGTGACGCCCTTGAGCGCGGCCACCGGCGCCGCGAGCACCTCCGCGAGCGGCTTGTCGGCCCACGCCTTGTCCAGCACCTTGTCGAGGTCGATCGCCATGAGTCTCTCTCCCGGAACTCGAAAGTATGAACTGATGGGCCAAACCTAGAACAATCGGACAAGCATGTCGGGGTGCGACACCAGCACCTTGGGCGCGCCGGGCATCCTTCCGGCCAAGGGGTGGGCGGCCACCCTCCCCCTTAACGATTCCACGTATAATCCGCCCCGTTCACCTTTGCACTGCGCGTCGGATATCGGAATCGAAAAGGCTGTGACCAAGAAATGAATTCACTGCGGGCGCTTCTCGACGGCGGGATTCCGCTGGTGGCCGTCAGCTTCGACGACAGCGAGACCGAGCCGCGCGCGCACGCCGCGAAGAGCGCCGGCGTCGACGTGGCCGAACTGCGCGTCGACCGGTACGCGGCGACCGACACGGCGCACGTCCTGGCGCAGGTGGACGCGTTCAAGGCCCTGCCCGTACTGGCCACCATCCGCTCGGCCCACGAGGGCGGCGACTGGAAGGGCACGGAGGCGCGGCGACTCGAACTGTTCCGGGCGCTCGCCCCTCAGGTCCAGGCCGTGGACATCGAGCTCTCCTCCGGGGAAATCCTGTCCGAGGTGATCGAGGCCGCCCACCGGCACGACACCGTGGCGCTCGTCTCCTATCACAATTTCGAATTCACCCCGGCCACCGAGGAACTCCAGACCGTCATCGACGACGCGAAGAGCGCCGGCGCCGACGTGGTCAAGGTGTCCACCATGGTGCGGTCCGAGGACGACGTCCGGCGGCTGGCCTCGCTCCTACTGCGCGCCGGAGCCGAGGACACCCGGCTGATCGTGATCGCCATGGGCGAGGCCGGAGCGGTCTCGCGCGTCTTCTTCCCGGCCCTCGGGTCGCGGATCACGTACTCCTTCTTCGGCGCCAGCTCGGCCCCGGGCCAGCTCGACTTCCCCGAGACCTTCGGCCTGCTGCGCAAGTTCTACCCGGCGTTCGACGAGCGGAAGTCCGCCGGGGCCTGAGCCCCGCGCCGGGGAGGGCACGACCTCCCCGGCCGCGCCTCTCCCTTCCCTCTACCGGTCACCGGCCCCACCGGTCGCAGAACGGCGCACACGTCACCTGATGAAGTGAACTCCCCCTTATCCCACCGGCAACACGGGTAGTGCCCTGCTGATCTCGTGAGGAACCAGCGAGACAGTCAGATGAAAGGCCCACCCTGCCGTGACGCAGCCGTTTCAACTGCCGGATTTCTATGTGCCTTATCCGGCGCGACTGAACCCCCACCTGGAGGACGCCAGGGTCCACACCAAGACGTGGGCCCGCGACTTCGGGATGCTGGAAGGTTCCGGCGTCTGGGAGGAGAGCGACCTCGACTCGCACGACTACGCCCTGCTCTGCTCGTACACCCACCCCGACTGCGACAGCGAGGCGCTGTCGCTGGTCACCGACTGGTACGTGTGGGTGTTCTTCTTCGACGACCACTTCCTGGAGATGTTCAAGCGCTCCCAGGACCGCGCGGGCGCCAAGGCCTACCTCGACCGGCTCGGCGCCTTCATGCCGATGGACCTGGCAGACGGGTTCCCCGAGGCGACCAACCCCGTCGAGGCCGGACTCGCCGACCTGTGGGCCCGTACCGTCCCGGCCATGTCGATGGCCTGGCGGGAACGGTTCTCCCTGTCCACCAAGAACCTGCTCGACGAGTCGATGTGGGAACTCGCCAACATCAACATCGGGCGGGTCTCCAACCCCCTCGAATACATCGAGATGCGCCGCAAGGTCGGCGGGGCGCCCTGGTCGGCCGGGCTCATCGAGTACGTGTCCGCGGAGGTTCCGGCCCGCGTCGCGCACTCCCGCCCCCTCGGCGTGCTGCGCGATTCCTTCTCCGACGCCGTGCACATCAGGAACGACATCTTCTCCTACCAGCGCGAGGTCTCCGAGGAGGGCGAACTCTCCAACGCCATCCTGGTGCTGGAGACCTTCCTCGGCTGCACCACCCAGGAGGCCGCCGAGGCCTCCAACGACCTCCTCACCTCCCGGCTCCACCAGTTCGAGCAGACCGCCCTCGCCGAACTCCCCCAGCTCTTCGCCGACCACGCCATGAACCCGGCGGAGATCGCCGCCGTCCTCGCCTACGCCAAGGGGCTCCAGGACTGGCAGTCCGGCGGCCACGAGTGGCACATGGTCTCCAGCCGCTACATGAACAAGGAGGCCCGGGCCACCGCCCCGCTCACCCTCCCGTTCATGCCCTCGGGCCTCGGCACCACCGCACTCGACCTCCGCTCCATCCTCGCCCCCCGCGCCCTGGAACTGCGCCGGCGCTCCTTCACCCACGTCCCCTTCGAGCGCACCGGCCCGTCGATCGTCCCCGACGTCTACATGCCGTTCCCGCTCACCCTCAGCCCCCACCACGCCCGCGCCCGCGAGGAGTCCGTCGCCTGGGCCAGGGAGATGGGCATGATCGATCCGCAGCCCGGCGACCCCGGCTCGGCGATCTGGAACGAGGCGAAGCTGCGCGGCTACGACTTCGCGCTCTGCTCCGCGGGCATCGACCCCGACGCCACCCCCGAGGCCCTGACCCTCAACGCCTGCTGGCTGACCTGGGGCACGTACGGGGACGACTACTACCCGGTGGTCTTCGCCCAGTCCAAGAACCTCCCCGCCGCCAAGGCCACCACCGCACGGCTCGTCGCCATGATCCCGGTGGACCACGCGGAGCAGCCGGTGGGGCTGACCGCGATGGAGCGCTCGCTGGGCGACCTGTGGGTGCGCACCAGCAAGGACATGACCCCCGAGATCCGGGCCGAGTTCCGGGCCACCCTCGTGAACATGCTGCACAGCTGGCTGTGGGAGGTGGAGAACCAGATCCAGAACCGCATCCCCGACCCGGTGGACTACGCGGAGATGCGGCGGCACACCTTCGGCTCGCACCTCACGATGTACCTGTGCCGGCTGGGCCAGGCGGGCCGGGGCATCCCCGCCGACATCTACGCCTCGGGCACCATCCGCTCCCTGGAGAACGCGGCCGCCGACGCCGCGTGCCTGATGAACGACATCTTCTCGTACCAGAAGGAGGTGGAGGTCGAGGGCGAGGTGCACAACTACGTGCTCGTCACCCGCAACTTCTTCGACATCGGCTACGAGGAGGCGCTGCACATCTGCCACTCGCTGATGACCCAGCGCACCGAGGAGTTCGAGCACATCGTCGCGGACCAACTGCCCCTGCTCTACGAGGACTGGAAGCTGGACCCCGAGGCCCGGGCCGGACTCGACGCGTACGTCGGCGAGTTGAAGGACTGGCTGGCCGGAATCCTGAACTGGCACGAGAAGACGGTCCGTTACCGCGAGGAGGACCTGCACCGCCTGGGTGACGGGATCTCCACCGGGGTCCTGAGCTCCGGCTTCGGCATGTCGGCGGCCCGGATCTCCCTGCCCGCCCGCTGAGCCGGATCCGCGGCGGGGACCGTCCTGCCCGCCGCGGGTTCCTCAGAACTCGTCCGCCGTGTGCGGGAGCAGTGCCGTGCGCAGCCCGGCGTCCAGCGCCGCCGCCGCGCCGGGGGCGTGCTCCACCAGCAGGCCGGCCGCGGCCAGTTCGACGGCCCGGGTCCCGCCGAGGTAGCAGGCCGCGAGTTCCCGTACGTCCAGGGTCAGGTCCGGGGCCCGGCCCGCGGCGGCGGGCTCGTACGCCGCCCCGTCCGGCCCGGCCTTCAGGAGGAACCGCCCCGCGTTCGCGGGCAGCCGTACGTCGGTCAGTTCCAGTACGAGTTCCACGGGCGCGGCCCACGACCGCCCGGTCAGCGCCGCCGCCACGTCGACCAGGCGGAGCCAGAGCGCCGGGAACACGGCGGTGACCCGGACCTGGTCCCGGTCGGCGGCGAAGTGCAGCAGCGGGTCGTCGGCCGGCCGGCCCCACGCGGTGACCCGGCCGGTGAGGTCGAGGGAGGCCACGCACTCCCACAGCGCGGCCGCGGCCTGCGGGGTGTCGGCCTCCAGCTCGTCGACCCGGACCAGGCCCGGGGTCCGCACGCCCCCGGTGGTCTCCTCGGGCTTCGTGCGGTAGAGGACGTAGCCCGCGATCGGTTCGCCCGGCTCCCCCAGGACGATGAGCCGGGGCGGGCTGAGCTCCTCGTCCTCCTCGTCCTGTTCGGTGAGCCACTCCTCGGTCCAGCGCAGCTCGCTGCGGGCGGGCCGCCCGGCCCGGACCGCGCGGGCCGCCTCGTGGTACGGGCCCACGACGGCGACCGTGTCCTTGGGGTCCGCGGTGGCGACCAGCCGTAGCGGCCTGCGGTCCGCTTCGATGCGCAGGGCC
Encoded proteins:
- a CDS encoding terpene synthase family protein encodes the protein MTQPFQLPDFYVPYPARLNPHLEDARVHTKTWARDFGMLEGSGVWEESDLDSHDYALLCSYTHPDCDSEALSLVTDWYVWVFFFDDHFLEMFKRSQDRAGAKAYLDRLGAFMPMDLADGFPEATNPVEAGLADLWARTVPAMSMAWRERFSLSTKNLLDESMWELANINIGRVSNPLEYIEMRRKVGGAPWSAGLIEYVSAEVPARVAHSRPLGVLRDSFSDAVHIRNDIFSYQREVSEEGELSNAILVLETFLGCTTQEAAEASNDLLTSRLHQFEQTALAELPQLFADHAMNPAEIAAVLAYAKGLQDWQSGGHEWHMVSSRYMNKEARATAPLTLPFMPSGLGTTALDLRSILAPRALELRRRSFTHVPFERTGPSIVPDVYMPFPLTLSPHHARAREESVAWAREMGMIDPQPGDPGSAIWNEAKLRGYDFALCSAGIDPDATPEALTLNACWLTWGTYGDDYYPVVFAQSKNLPAAKATTARLVAMIPVDHAEQPVGLTAMERSLGDLWVRTSKDMTPEIRAEFRATLVNMLHSWLWEVENQIQNRIPDPVDYAEMRRHTFGSHLTMYLCRLGQAGRGIPADIYASGTIRSLENAAADAACLMNDIFSYQKEVEVEGEVHNYVLVTRNFFDIGYEEALHICHSLMTQRTEEFEHIVADQLPLLYEDWKLDPEARAGLDAYVGELKDWLAGILNWHEKTVRYREEDLHRLGDGISTGVLSSGFGMSAARISLPAR
- a CDS encoding GNAT family N-acetyltransferase, with translation MVEICEVPEADIDRALELAYLVFHDRPEEEGRERHRELLRPCLRIGAYDGDAIVGFMAAHAFRLSVPGADLPCPGLTFVCVAPTHRRRGVLTALMGEMLRRAGAAGAPVAALWASEAAIYGRFGYGSATQGATIEIDTTRPLALRIEADRRPLRLVATADPKDTVAVVGPYHEAARAVRAGRPARSELRWTEEWLTEQDEEDEELSPPRLIVLGEPGEPIAGYVLYRTKPEETTGGVRTPGLVRVDELEADTPQAAAALWECVASLDLTGRVTAWGRPADDPLLHFAADRDQVRVTAVFPALWLRLVDVAAALTGRSWAAPVELVLELTDVRLPANAGRFLLKAGPDGAAYEPAAAGRAPDLTLDVRELAACYLGGTRAVELAAAGLLVEHAPGAAAALDAGLRTALLPHTADEF